Proteins encoded together in one Anguilla anguilla isolate fAngAng1 chromosome 9, fAngAng1.pri, whole genome shotgun sequence window:
- the rabgef1 gene encoding rab5 GDP/GTP exchange factor isoform X1, with protein sequence MSQKSERRGIHVDQSELLCKKGCGYYGNAAWQGLCSKCWREEYQRARQKQIQEDWALAEKLQREEEAAYASSQGAQSQPSLTPFSKFEEKKTNEKTRKVTTVKKFFSPSSRTAPKKESHEGKTPSPSITRQSSIETDRVSRDFVDFLKNLQKPGREIHKQSRAFIENMANKKDLGADELSECVQDFYQNMSDRLMTHFKGSTERVERVMDQVEKYIMTRLYKNVFCPETTDDEKKDLATQHRIRALHWVTIQMLCVPVDEEIPEVSDNVVKAITDVIEMDSKRVPRDKLACITRCSKHIFTAIKITKNEPASADDFLPTLIYIVLKANPPRLQSNIQYITRFCNPSRLMTGEDGYYFTNLCCAVAFIEKLDAQSLNLSAEDFERYMSGQASPRKQEAEAWPQPGPAGGRSPGLSQAYRSLDQLTGLGARHDRVLEGARGLQSDLIGWQESVEREVREILEKYPLEIRPPASAIDSDNVENDRLPPPLQPQVFAG encoded by the exons ATGAGCCAGAAGTCGGAGCGCAGGGGGATCCACGTGGACCAGTCGGAGCTCCTGTGCAAGAAAGGATGCGGTTACTACGGCAACGCGGCCTGGCAGGGCCTGTGCTCAAAGTGCTGGAGGGAGGAGTACCAGCGCGCCCGGCAGAAACAGATCCAGGAGGACTGGGCCCTGGCTGAGAA gttgcagagggaggaggaagcgGCCTATGCCAGCAGCCAGGGGGCGCAGTCCCagccctctctcactcccttctcCAAATTCGAGGAGAAGAAGACCAACGAGAAGACCCGCAAAGTCACCACCGTGAAGAAGTTCTTCAGCCCGTCCTCGCGCACCGCACCCAAGAAAG AGTCCCACGAGGGGAAGACCCCCAGCCCCTCCATCACCCGGCAGTCCAGCATCGAGACGGACCGGGTCTCCCGGGACTTCGTGGACTTCCTGAAGAACCTGCAGAAGCCGGGCCGGGAGATCCACAAGCAGAGCCGGGCCTTCATCGAGAACATGGCCAACAAGaag GACCTGGGTGCCGATGAACTGTCGGAGTGCGTCCAGGACTTCTACCAGAACATGTCCGACCGCCTGATGACCCACTTTAAAG GGTCCACGGAACGCGTGGAGCGAGTGATGGACCAGGTCGAGAAGTACATAATGACACGCCTGTACAAGAACGTCTTCTGTCCCGAAACCACGGACGACGAGAAGAAAGACCTGGCCACGCAGCACAGGATCAG GGCTCTGCACTGGGTCACTATTCAGATGCTGTGTGTCCCCGTCGATGAGGAGATCCCTGAGGTGTCAGACAACGTGGTAAAAGCCATCACAG ATGTCATCGAGATGGACTCCAAGCGCGTTCCCCGGGACAAGCTGGCCTGTATCACCCGCTGCAGCAAGCACATCTTCACCGCCATCAAGATCACCAAGAACGAGCCGGCGTCGGCCGACGACTTCCTGCCCACCCTCATCTACATCGTCCTGAAGGCCAACCCTCCGCGCCTGCAGTCCAACATCCAGTACATCACCCGCTTCTGCAACCCCAGCCGCCTCATGACCGGCGAGGACGGCTACTACTTCACCAACCTG TGCTGTGCGGTGGCCTTCATTGAGAAGCTGGACGCCCAGTCCCTCAACCTGAGCGCCGAGGACTTCGAGCGCTACATGTCGGGGCAGGCGTCGCCCCGGAAACAGGAGGCGGAGGCGTGGCCCCAGCCGGGCCctgcaggggggaggagccccGGGCTGAGCCAGGCGTACCGGAGCCTGGACCAGCTGACGGGGCTGGGGGCGCGGCACGACCGGGTGCTGGAGGGGGCGCGGGGCCTGCAGAGCGACCTGATCGGCTGGCAGGAGAGCGTGGAGCGGGAGGTGCGGGAGATCCTGGAGAAGTACCCGCTGGAGATCCGGCCGCCCGCCTCCGCCATCGACTCCGACAACGTGGAGAACGACCGGCTGCCCCCGCCGCTCCAGCCTCAGGTGTTCGCTGGCTga
- the rabgef1 gene encoding rab5 GDP/GTP exchange factor isoform X2, translating into MSQKSERRGIHVDQSELLCKKGCGYYGNAAWQGLCSKCWREEYQRARQKQIQEDWALAEKLQREEEAAYASSQGAQSQPSLTPFSKFEEKKTNEKTRKVTTVKKFFSPSSRTAPKKAPSEKVGKVSVERHGDALLRDLRGMFSQPWEMMSPAEALAGRLRESHEGKTPSPSITRQSSIETDRVSRDFVDFLKNLQKPGREIHKQSRAFIENMANKKDLGADELSECVQDFYQNMSDRLMTHFKGSTERVERVMDQVEKYIMTRLYKNVFCPETTDDEKKDLATQHRIRALHWVTIQMLCVPVDEEIPEVSDNVVKAITDVIEMDSKRVPRDKLACITRCSKHIFTAIKITKNEPASADDFLPTLIYIVLKANPPRLQSNIQYITRFCNPSRLMTGEDGYYFTNLCCAVAFIEKLDAQSLNLSAEDFERYMSGQASPRKQEAEAWPQPGPAGGRSPGLSQAYRSLDQLTGLGARHDRVLEGARGLQSDLIGWQESVEREVREILEKYPLEIRPPASAIDSDNVENDRLPPPLQPQVFAG; encoded by the exons ATGAGCCAGAAGTCGGAGCGCAGGGGGATCCACGTGGACCAGTCGGAGCTCCTGTGCAAGAAAGGATGCGGTTACTACGGCAACGCGGCCTGGCAGGGCCTGTGCTCAAAGTGCTGGAGGGAGGAGTACCAGCGCGCCCGGCAGAAACAGATCCAGGAGGACTGGGCCCTGGCTGAGAA gttgcagagggaggaggaagcgGCCTATGCCAGCAGCCAGGGGGCGCAGTCCCagccctctctcactcccttctcCAAATTCGAGGAGAAGAAGACCAACGAGAAGACCCGCAAAGTCACCACCGTGAAGAAGTTCTTCAGCCCGTCCTCGCGCACCGCACCCAAGAAAG CCCCCAGTGAGAAAGTTGGGAAGGTGTCGGTTGAGCGCCATGGAGACGCTCTTCTCCGGGACCTGAGGGGCATGTTTTCTCAGCCCTGGGAGATGATGTCACCTGCCGAAG CGCTAGCGGGCAGGCTGAGAG AGTCCCACGAGGGGAAGACCCCCAGCCCCTCCATCACCCGGCAGTCCAGCATCGAGACGGACCGGGTCTCCCGGGACTTCGTGGACTTCCTGAAGAACCTGCAGAAGCCGGGCCGGGAGATCCACAAGCAGAGCCGGGCCTTCATCGAGAACATGGCCAACAAGaag GACCTGGGTGCCGATGAACTGTCGGAGTGCGTCCAGGACTTCTACCAGAACATGTCCGACCGCCTGATGACCCACTTTAAAG GGTCCACGGAACGCGTGGAGCGAGTGATGGACCAGGTCGAGAAGTACATAATGACACGCCTGTACAAGAACGTCTTCTGTCCCGAAACCACGGACGACGAGAAGAAAGACCTGGCCACGCAGCACAGGATCAG GGCTCTGCACTGGGTCACTATTCAGATGCTGTGTGTCCCCGTCGATGAGGAGATCCCTGAGGTGTCAGACAACGTGGTAAAAGCCATCACAG ATGTCATCGAGATGGACTCCAAGCGCGTTCCCCGGGACAAGCTGGCCTGTATCACCCGCTGCAGCAAGCACATCTTCACCGCCATCAAGATCACCAAGAACGAGCCGGCGTCGGCCGACGACTTCCTGCCCACCCTCATCTACATCGTCCTGAAGGCCAACCCTCCGCGCCTGCAGTCCAACATCCAGTACATCACCCGCTTCTGCAACCCCAGCCGCCTCATGACCGGCGAGGACGGCTACTACTTCACCAACCTG TGCTGTGCGGTGGCCTTCATTGAGAAGCTGGACGCCCAGTCCCTCAACCTGAGCGCCGAGGACTTCGAGCGCTACATGTCGGGGCAGGCGTCGCCCCGGAAACAGGAGGCGGAGGCGTGGCCCCAGCCGGGCCctgcaggggggaggagccccGGGCTGAGCCAGGCGTACCGGAGCCTGGACCAGCTGACGGGGCTGGGGGCGCGGCACGACCGGGTGCTGGAGGGGGCGCGGGGCCTGCAGAGCGACCTGATCGGCTGGCAGGAGAGCGTGGAGCGGGAGGTGCGGGAGATCCTGGAGAAGTACCCGCTGGAGATCCGGCCGCCCGCCTCCGCCATCGACTCCGACAACGTGGAGAACGACCGGCTGCCCCCGCCGCTCCAGCCTCAGGTGTTCGCTGGCTga